A window from Telopea speciosissima isolate NSW1024214 ecotype Mountain lineage chromosome 8, Tspe_v1, whole genome shotgun sequence encodes these proteins:
- the LOC122672220 gene encoding hydrophobic protein LTI6A-like: protein MSDGTANCIDIILAIILPPLGVFLKFGCKVEFWICLLLTLFGYIPGIVYAVYAITK from the exons atgtcGGACGGTACTGCAAACTGCATAGATATCATATTGGCTATAATCCTCCCTCCTCTTGGAGTTTTTCTCAAGTTTGGATGCAAG GTGGAATTCTGGATCTGTCTCCTGCTGACGCTTTTCGGATACATCCCTGGAATCGTATACGCTGTTTATGCCATCACCAAGTGA